A genomic stretch from Dissulfuribacter thermophilus includes:
- a CDS encoding ATP-dependent 6-phosphofructokinase has protein sequence MEDASVCPRDPNAFCNVDEIDLYEQIETKIETLGPTKVESPYTNKGEIHFVKDDDRVLVHVSEKSIKRLIEEGKEPLSFEFAGPREWIYFDPSKVKAAIVTCGGLCPGINDVIRAIVMSLHFGYGVKTIFGIRYGLRGFIPKYGLPVMELTPSFVEKIHELGGTILGSSRGPQPIDVVVDTLERLNCSILFIIGGDGTFRAGAKIVDEIKKRGLKISVIAIPKTIDNDIYLVSKTFGFETAVEMACQAIRCAHTEAVGAPNCIGLVKVMGRHSGFIAAAATAALREVNFCLIPESDFDLEGENGLLNALRKRLLLRGHAVIVVAEGAGQKYVLGDKVEKDLSGNIKLGDIGIFLKERIKAYFDSLNMDCFIRYIDPSYIIRSVPANVDDRLYCANLGQNAVHAAMAGKTGMLVSLWNDRYVHIPLSSAIKKRKQLDLSSRLWLSVLESTGQSCLKN, from the coding sequence ATGGAAGATGCCTCCGTATGCCCTAGAGACCCAAATGCCTTTTGTAATGTTGACGAAATTGATCTCTATGAGCAGATCGAGACCAAGATAGAAACCCTTGGTCCTACTAAGGTCGAGAGCCCGTATACCAATAAAGGTGAGATCCATTTTGTAAAGGATGATGACCGAGTCCTTGTTCATGTCTCTGAGAAATCAATTAAAAGGCTCATTGAAGAGGGCAAAGAACCGCTGAGCTTTGAATTCGCTGGGCCTAGGGAATGGATATATTTTGATCCTTCCAAGGTAAAAGCCGCTATTGTTACCTGTGGAGGCCTCTGTCCTGGCATAAATGATGTCATACGGGCAATAGTGATGAGTCTTCACTTTGGTTATGGGGTAAAAACTATCTTTGGGATCCGTTATGGACTCAGAGGATTTATCCCCAAGTACGGCCTTCCAGTTATGGAACTAACCCCATCGTTTGTTGAAAAGATCCACGAACTTGGAGGTACAATACTCGGATCTTCTAGGGGGCCTCAGCCCATTGACGTTGTTGTGGATACCCTTGAGAGGCTTAACTGCTCTATACTCTTTATTATAGGGGGAGATGGTACCTTCAGGGCAGGAGCCAAAATCGTTGATGAAATAAAAAAACGAGGTCTTAAGATCTCTGTAATAGCTATTCCAAAGACCATTGACAACGATATTTATCTGGTTTCTAAAACCTTCGGATTTGAAACTGCAGTGGAGATGGCATGTCAGGCCATAAGGTGTGCTCATACGGAGGCCGTGGGAGCCCCAAACTGTATTGGGCTTGTAAAGGTCATGGGAAGACACTCGGGATTTATAGCAGCAGCGGCTACAGCAGCCTTAAGGGAAGTGAATTTTTGTCTGATTCCAGAGAGTGATTTTGACCTTGAGGGAGAAAATGGTCTATTAAATGCCTTGAGAAAGAGGCTTCTTTTGCGCGGTCATGCCGTCATTGTGGTTGCCGAGGGAGCAGGTCAAAAATACGTTTTAGGAGATAAGGTGGAAAAAGACCTTTCTGGTAATATAAAACTTGGAGATATTGGGATATTTTTGAAGGAAAGAATAAAGGCATATTTTGATTCCCTCAATATGGATTGTTTTATAAGGTATATTGATCCAAGCTATATTATAAGAAGTGTTCCGGCAAACGTGGATGATAGGCTTTATTGCGCCAATCTAGGGCAAAACGCTGTTCACGCGGCAATGGCGGGTAAGACAGGGATGTTAGTGAGCCTCTGGAATGACAGGTACGTCCACATCCCACTTAGCTCTGCAATAAAGAAGAGGAAACAGCTGGATCTTTCAAGCAGGCTTTGGTTGAGTGTGCTTGAGTCTACTGGTCAGTCATGTCTGAAAAACTAG
- a CDS encoding ABC transporter ATP-binding protein produces MGNGMVDEALRLKGIYLAFDNGSPLFEDFNLKVLKGEHVVINGPSGSGKTTLLKLCLGFIVPDEGQIFIDGIPLNEKTVWTLRLKIGYCPQEPILGDGTVEDFLKRPFSYKANKKNTYSKEEVIELLSLLGLDQNVLKRHVSALSGGEKQRICIVSALLLRRDIYFFDEPTSALDLESKKKVLKLFSRLSEKTIIYVSHDPEVLDSAQRVISLP; encoded by the coding sequence GTGGGTAATGGAATGGTCGATGAAGCCTTGAGACTTAAGGGCATATATCTAGCTTTTGATAATGGCTCCCCTCTTTTTGAAGATTTTAATTTAAAGGTCTTAAAGGGTGAACATGTAGTAATAAATGGACCCTCAGGCTCTGGCAAAACAACCTTGCTCAAGCTCTGTTTGGGGTTCATCGTGCCAGATGAAGGCCAGATTTTTATTGACGGTATCCCTTTAAACGAAAAGACGGTTTGGACACTTAGGTTAAAGATAGGCTACTGCCCTCAGGAACCAATACTAGGAGATGGAACTGTCGAAGATTTTTTAAAAAGGCCTTTTTCATACAAGGCAAATAAGAAAAATACCTATTCAAAAGAGGAGGTAATAGAGCTTCTCAGTCTATTGGGGCTTGACCAAAATGTACTTAAACGTCATGTATCAGCCCTCTCAGGAGGGGAAAAACAGCGGATATGTATTGTTTCTGCCCTACTTCTCAGACGAGATATCTACTTTTTTGATGAGCCTACATCTGCCCTAGACCTAGAATCAAAGAAAAAGGTGTTAAAGCTCTTTTCAAGACTTTCAGAGAAGACAATAATTTATGTGAGCCATGATCCAGAAGTGTTGGACAGTGCTCAAAGAGTGATAAGCCTACCATGA
- the kdsB gene encoding 3-deoxy-manno-octulosonate cytidylyltransferase, whose product MPDNAVDAVPCEQILKMMNDPWNGGTNVPTGCEYYKTYAIIPARIGSTRLPRKPLLEINGLPLIIHCLNSAKSTGLFSDIIVATDSKEILDVVEAHGGKGLLTDKGHPSGTDRVFEAASKLALGEEDIIVNIQGDQPVVHRDVVKKLIAFLEDRPDVKMATPACPALVEEVQNPNRVKVVLSKDGLALYFSRAPIPYLRDGDTDPGYLRHIGIYAYRNGFLKQFVSLPQGRLEVIEKLEQLRALEFGHKIGVVLVDRAPLDVDTMEDLKAVEEYLKKF is encoded by the coding sequence ATGCCCGACAACGCAGTAGATGCGGTGCCCTGTGAGCAAATACTAAAAATGATGAATGATCCATGGAATGGAGGGACTAACGTGCCGACTGGATGTGAATATTACAAAACATACGCCATTATTCCAGCACGCATTGGCTCAACGCGTCTTCCACGCAAGCCTCTCTTAGAGATAAATGGTCTTCCTCTTATTATCCATTGCCTAAATTCAGCTAAATCTACAGGCCTTTTTAGCGATATAATTGTTGCCACTGATTCAAAAGAGATTCTCGATGTAGTCGAGGCCCATGGCGGTAAAGGGCTACTTACAGACAAAGGGCATCCTTCTGGAACAGACAGGGTCTTTGAGGCAGCTTCAAAGCTGGCTTTGGGAGAAGAAGACATCATAGTGAATATTCAGGGTGATCAACCTGTTGTTCATAGAGATGTAGTAAAGAAGCTAATTGCATTTTTGGAAGATAGACCAGATGTAAAAATGGCAACCCCTGCGTGTCCGGCCCTAGTTGAGGAGGTGCAAAATCCCAATAGGGTTAAGGTGGTGCTGTCAAAGGACGGGCTGGCCCTTTATTTTTCACGTGCTCCAATTCCATATCTGCGGGATGGAGACACTGATCCTGGGTATTTGAGGCACATAGGAATATATGCCTACAGGAATGGATTTTTAAAACAGTTCGTATCTCTCCCCCAAGGCCGTCTTGAGGTAATAGAAAAGCTAGAGCAACTTAGGGCCCTTGAATTTGGCCATAAAATAGGGGTGGTATTGGTGGACAGAGCGCCACTAGATGTTGATACCATGGAAGACCTGAAAGCGGTAGAGGAGTATCTTAAAAAGTTTTGA
- the rlmN gene encoding 23S rRNA (adenine(2503)-C(2))-methyltransferase RlmN → MSEKLDIRSLTCEELEALVTSQGFEAYRGRQLFKWLWTPGVHSFDRMSNLPLRLRRRLKEISFINFIDPINIQESRDGTKKFASRLKCGQVVESVIIPEDGHNTLCISSQVGCQMGCSFCRTAKMGFIRNLEPSEIVLQALTAIEILGSDRKKLRNIVFMGMGEPLNNYENVSKAISILQDREGLDFSKRRITVSTCGIIPKILRLGKEHEVGLAVSLHASFDKKRSDLMPVNRKYGLDDLLQALKSYPLPRRRRITIEYLLLRDINDSSQDARELARKLSSLRTKINLIAFNEVPGIPFKAPKKEAVLEFQKVLQDKGFTVTIRKSKGADIDAACGQLYARVVEAGE, encoded by the coding sequence ATGTCTGAAAAACTAGACATTAGATCCCTAACGTGTGAGGAATTAGAGGCGCTTGTAACTAGCCAGGGCTTTGAAGCATATAGGGGAAGGCAACTTTTTAAATGGCTTTGGACCCCAGGCGTCCATTCCTTTGATCGAATGTCCAATTTGCCCTTGCGCCTCAGGAGGAGGCTCAAGGAGATTTCATTTATAAATTTTATTGACCCCATAAACATCCAGGAATCAAGAGATGGGACAAAGAAGTTTGCCTCAAGGCTCAAGTGTGGTCAGGTGGTAGAGAGTGTGATCATACCCGAAGACGGTCATAACACCCTTTGTATCTCTAGCCAGGTAGGTTGCCAAATGGGGTGTTCTTTCTGTAGGACCGCTAAGATGGGTTTTATAAGGAATTTGGAGCCTTCGGAAATCGTTTTACAGGCCTTGACTGCTATTGAAATACTTGGCTCTGATAGAAAGAAACTTAGAAATATCGTATTCATGGGGATGGGAGAGCCCTTAAATAATTATGAAAATGTATCAAAGGCGATTTCGATACTTCAAGACAGGGAGGGGCTAGATTTTTCCAAACGGAGGATAACTGTCTCTACATGTGGCATCATCCCTAAAATATTACGTCTTGGAAAGGAACATGAGGTTGGGCTCGCAGTAAGTCTCCATGCATCCTTTGATAAAAAGCGCTCAGACCTTATGCCTGTAAATAGGAAGTATGGTTTGGATGACCTGCTTCAAGCCTTGAAGTCCTATCCACTTCCTAGGAGGCGTAGAATTACAATTGAGTATCTATTGTTGAGAGATATAAATGATAGCTCACAGGATGCGAGAGAGCTTGCCAGGAAATTGTCCTCTTTACGTACAAAGATAAATCTCATCGCATTTAACGAGGTCCCAGGTATACCTTTCAAGGCCCCTAAAAAAGAAGCTGTCCTAGAGTTTCAAAAGGTCCTTCAGGATAAGGGATTTACTGTAACTATAAGAAAGAGTAAGGGGGCCGATATTGATGCTGCATGTGGACAGCTTTATGCCAGGGTAGTAGAAGCTGGGGAGTAG
- the ileS gene encoding isoleucine--tRNA ligase: MDYKNTLNLPSTAFPMKANLPNREPEFLNYWKEIGLYMLLQSKPSPKGHFILHDGPPYANGHIHLGHTVNKVLKDIIVKSAAMRGLKSPYVPGWDCHGLPIEHNVEKELGKKKRELTQVEIRQRCREYAKKFVDIQRDEFIRLGVIGDWENPYLTMANEYEASIAEAFCEIYLKGLVKKRKKPVYWCPSCVTALAEAEVEYGDHTSPSIFVKFKAGEDLLSFLKERLELSFNTLSVIIWTTTPWTIPANLAIALHPDYDYVIVEACGEEWIVAEERLLPLLTELSLEQKDVKILGRVKGVELEGLHAIHPFLPRESLIVNATYVTLDAGTGCVHTAPGHGEDDYETGLRYDLDIYSPVDDYGRFTKEVPDFEGQNIFKANDGIIALLKDKGALVHSSKITHSYPHCWRCKKPVIFRATSQWFISMENGDLRKRALDAINEVKWIPDWGKERIKGMVETRPDWCISRQRAWGVPITVFLCEECETPYLDEAASKRIVEIFKEEGADAWFKRPVSDYIKQGTKCPNCGSTTFKKENDILDVWFDSGVSHRAVLEERKELSFPADLYLEGSDQHRGWFQSSLLTAVATRSGAPYKAVLTHGFVVDGKGKKMSKSVGNVIPPEKIIKRYGAEILRLWVSAEDYRDDIKISDEILKRLSEAYRKIRNTIRYILGNISDFDPEKDMVPFDELGEFDKWAIFRLQELTERVKKAYLDYKFHIVFHRCYQFCTVDLSALYLDVLKDRLYCELKDGKKRRSAQTVLYIIGRDLLRLLAPILSFTTEEAWKYLPGKSGEEKSIFLQEFPEGTYLDEDKAFLDKWDRILKIRSEITKALEIARKDKLIGLALDARVNLVTTDQELRSFIEENIDQLRDLSIVSQMVTSDPENVSSSEEDGGEVFIWNSEEISALEVRVQKAFGQKCQRCWTWSEEIGKDENFSDVCPRCAGVLGVLSFELKEERANRSVEF, encoded by the coding sequence ATGGATTATAAAAATACGCTTAATCTTCCCAGTACAGCCTTTCCTATGAAGGCAAATCTTCCAAACCGTGAACCTGAATTTCTAAATTATTGGAAAGAAATAGGTCTTTATATGCTGCTTCAGTCTAAGCCCAGTCCAAAGGGACATTTTATCCTCCACGATGGACCGCCTTATGCAAATGGGCACATCCATTTAGGGCATACTGTTAATAAGGTCCTAAAGGATATAATTGTGAAATCTGCAGCTATGCGAGGCCTTAAAAGCCCCTATGTCCCTGGTTGGGACTGTCACGGGCTTCCTATAGAGCACAATGTGGAAAAAGAGCTTGGTAAAAAGAAAAGAGAGTTGACACAGGTTGAGATAAGACAAAGGTGCAGAGAGTACGCAAAAAAGTTTGTCGACATACAAAGAGATGAGTTCATACGGCTTGGGGTAATAGGAGACTGGGAAAATCCTTATCTTACCATGGCCAATGAGTATGAGGCCTCTATTGCAGAAGCCTTTTGTGAGATATATCTAAAAGGCCTTGTAAAAAAGAGAAAAAAGCCTGTTTATTGGTGTCCATCTTGTGTAACTGCCTTGGCTGAGGCAGAGGTGGAGTATGGAGATCATACCTCTCCTTCCATCTTCGTAAAATTTAAGGCTGGGGAGGACCTTTTAAGTTTTCTAAAAGAGAGACTGGAACTGTCCTTTAATACCTTATCAGTGATTATCTGGACAACCACTCCATGGACCATACCAGCCAACCTGGCCATAGCCCTACATCCTGATTATGACTACGTAATTGTGGAGGCCTGTGGTGAAGAGTGGATTGTGGCGGAAGAGAGGCTGCTTCCTCTTTTGACGGAACTGTCGCTAGAGCAAAAGGATGTAAAAATTCTTGGGCGTGTAAAAGGAGTGGAACTCGAAGGCCTTCATGCCATTCATCCCTTTTTGCCTCGAGAGAGCCTCATAGTCAATGCCACCTATGTTACTCTTGATGCAGGTACAGGTTGTGTCCATACTGCACCAGGCCATGGAGAAGACGACTATGAAACTGGTCTTCGCTATGACCTCGATATTTATTCTCCTGTTGATGACTATGGACGCTTCACAAAAGAGGTTCCAGATTTTGAGGGCCAAAACATTTTTAAGGCCAATGATGGGATCATTGCGCTCTTAAAGGACAAAGGGGCTCTTGTCCATAGCTCTAAGATTACCCATAGTTATCCTCATTGTTGGAGGTGTAAAAAGCCTGTCATTTTTAGGGCCACAAGCCAGTGGTTTATTTCAATGGAGAATGGGGATCTTAGGAAGAGGGCCCTTGACGCCATTAATGAGGTCAAGTGGATACCTGATTGGGGAAAAGAAAGAATAAAAGGAATGGTGGAAACAAGGCCTGATTGGTGCATCTCGAGGCAGAGGGCCTGGGGTGTTCCAATTACAGTATTTTTATGTGAAGAATGTGAGACCCCTTACCTAGACGAAGCGGCCTCTAAGAGGATTGTTGAGATCTTTAAAGAAGAGGGGGCAGATGCCTGGTTTAAACGACCAGTGAGTGACTATATCAAACAGGGAACTAAATGCCCTAATTGCGGCAGCACGACCTTTAAAAAAGAAAATGACATACTCGATGTGTGGTTTGATTCAGGGGTGAGCCACAGGGCTGTATTAGAAGAGAGAAAAGAGTTGTCATTCCCAGCGGATCTTTATCTTGAAGGAAGTGATCAGCACAGGGGCTGGTTCCAAAGTTCCCTTTTGACTGCTGTTGCTACCCGTTCAGGAGCTCCGTACAAGGCGGTGCTTACCCACGGTTTTGTTGTGGACGGTAAGGGAAAGAAGATGTCGAAGTCTGTGGGAAATGTAATCCCTCCTGAAAAGATTATTAAGCGCTATGGTGCAGAGATCCTAAGATTGTGGGTTAGCGCAGAGGACTACAGGGACGATATAAAGATCTCTGATGAGATTCTCAAACGATTGAGCGAGGCATATAGAAAGATAAGAAATACCATTAGATACATACTTGGAAACATTTCAGACTTTGATCCTGAAAAGGATATGGTCCCCTTTGATGAACTCGGAGAATTCGACAAGTGGGCCATCTTTAGGCTCCAGGAATTGACTGAAAGGGTGAAAAAGGCATACCTTGACTACAAATTCCATATAGTATTCCATAGGTGCTATCAATTTTGTACAGTTGACCTCAGCGCCCTCTATCTCGATGTCTTAAAGGATAGACTATATTGTGAATTAAAAGATGGGAAAAAGAGGCGTTCAGCACAGACTGTGCTCTATATAATAGGTCGTGATCTTCTTAGACTCTTAGCCCCAATCCTTTCGTTTACAACAGAAGAGGCATGGAAGTATTTGCCAGGAAAAAGTGGTGAAGAAAAATCCATATTTCTCCAGGAATTCCCTGAAGGGACATACCTGGATGAAGATAAGGCCTTTTTGGATAAGTGGGATCGCATTTTGAAGATTCGTTCTGAGATTACTAAGGCCCTTGAGATTGCTCGGAAAGATAAACTTATTGGGCTAGCTCTTGATGCGAGGGTTAACCTTGTTACAACGGATCAGGAACTGAGGAGTTTCATAGAGGAGAACATTGATCAACTCAGAGATCTTTCGATTGTCTCCCAGATGGTTACCAGCGATCCTGAAAATGTCTCCTCTTCAGAAGAGGATGGTGGTGAAGTATTCATCTGGAACTCTGAAGAGATCTCTGCTCTTGAGGTCAGAGTTCAAAAGGCCTTTGGTCAGAAGTGTCAGAGGTGTTGGACCTGGAGTGAAGAGATTGGAAAGGATGAGAACTTTAGCGATGTTTGCCCTAGGTGTGCTGGGGTGTTGGGAGTGTTGAGTTTTGAGTTGAAGGAAGAAAGAGCAAATAGAAGTGTTGAGTTTTGA
- a CDS encoding response regulator: MKALVVDDSKSMRNIVKAALQHMNIFDEIVEAENGKIALEKIETQGPFDIVFLDWYMPEMEGYDCLVKIRENPKWQDTKIMMVTTENQQENVIKAVMAGANEYLMKPFTPDMLEEKVKMVLGL, translated from the coding sequence ATGAAGGCTTTAGTAGTGGATGATTCCAAGTCAATGAGAAACATCGTGAAGGCAGCTCTCCAGCATATGAATATCTTTGATGAAATAGTTGAGGCCGAAAATGGAAAGATCGCCCTTGAAAAGATTGAAACCCAGGGACCATTCGACATCGTCTTCTTGGATTGGTACATGCCAGAGATGGAAGGATATGATTGTCTAGTAAAAATTAGAGAAAATCCCAAGTGGCAAGACACGAAAATAATGATGGTCACAACAGAAAACCAACAGGAAAACGTTATCAAGGCTGTCATGGCTGGGGCAAATGAATATCTCATGAAACCATTTACACCAGACATGCTTGAGGAAAAGGTAAAAATGGTACTCGGCCTATGA
- a CDS encoding ABC transporter permease — protein MNTIEIDVYRLSLYYLVLIIPFSIILWLRLPMVKETLLAVVRMTLQLTFVGLYLQVVFKLNNPFINALWLCALILVADLSVLRSCKIGILRCLIPIALAILVGLSLPLLVLLKVTLGLSNPMDARFLIPIGGMILGNCMRASIIGIRDFFSRVKKEEKTFLLALGQGATLFEAVRPFIREAFKASIMPTVATMATIGLVSLPGMMTGVILGGQDPAYAIRYQIAIMIAILSGTALTVVLAIIFSLKVNFTPFGIYRSR, from the coding sequence ATGAATACCATTGAAATAGATGTCTATAGGTTGTCATTATATTATCTTGTTTTGATCATTCCCTTTTCTATTATCCTATGGCTAAGGCTTCCCATGGTCAAAGAGACCCTTTTGGCCGTAGTCAGAATGACGTTACAACTCACCTTTGTTGGACTTTACCTTCAAGTAGTCTTCAAGCTCAATAATCCTTTTATAAATGCCCTTTGGCTGTGTGCCTTGATATTAGTAGCAGACCTTTCAGTCCTGAGGAGCTGCAAGATAGGCATTCTGAGGTGTCTGATTCCCATTGCATTAGCCATATTAGTTGGGCTTAGCCTACCTCTTTTGGTCTTATTGAAGGTCACCTTGGGTCTTTCTAATCCAATGGATGCAAGGTTTCTCATTCCCATAGGAGGCATGATATTAGGCAATTGTATGAGGGCCAGTATCATTGGGATACGGGATTTTTTTTCCAGGGTAAAAAAGGAGGAAAAGACCTTTTTATTGGCCCTTGGGCAAGGAGCCACCCTCTTTGAGGCCGTAAGACCCTTTATCCGCGAGGCCTTTAAGGCATCTATAATGCCAACTGTGGCCACTATGGCCACGATTGGCCTTGTTTCCTTGCCTGGCATGATGACAGGCGTCATCCTTGGAGGACAAGACCCTGCATATGCAATTAGGTATCAAATTGCCATCATGATTGCCATTTTGTCTGGTACTGCATTAACCGTAGTCTTAGCAATCATATTTAGCCTCAAGGTCAACTTCACTCCCTTTGGTATTTACCGGTCACGGTAA
- the rsmI gene encoding 16S rRNA (cytidine(1402)-2'-O)-methyltransferase, giving the protein MTTDCGRLFVVGTPIGNLSDLTLRAEEVLKEVRVVVCEDTRRTRKLLSQLGAKARLISCFEQKEELCAKDVVNMLLEGVDCAYCSDAGTPNISDPGRRLIEAVYKANIPIIPVPGVSAVTAILSCSPFKGDRFFFAGFLPEKQGPRQEFLRGIKEVECPIVFFEAPHRVKRALRDVMEIIGDRSIVMGRELTKIHEELVFDRVSGLIKRFEQIEPRGEFTFCMEGAKAGAKSEDSETIQEIEALLDLIKHGKYGTRELATLISRISGIKKSTIYNLAVKKG; this is encoded by the coding sequence ATGACTACTGATTGTGGCCGCCTGTTTGTGGTAGGTACTCCTATTGGAAACCTCAGTGACCTGACTCTACGGGCAGAAGAGGTCTTAAAAGAGGTTAGGGTAGTAGTGTGCGAGGATACAAGGCGGACCAGAAAGCTACTGTCGCAGTTAGGGGCAAAGGCTAGGCTCATTAGTTGTTTTGAGCAAAAAGAGGAGTTGTGCGCAAAAGATGTGGTCAATATGCTTCTTGAGGGAGTCGATTGTGCCTATTGTTCCGATGCTGGCACCCCAAATATTTCAGATCCTGGAAGGCGCCTGATAGAGGCTGTTTATAAGGCAAATATCCCCATAATACCAGTCCCAGGGGTGTCAGCAGTAACGGCGATTCTAAGTTGCTCGCCATTCAAGGGAGATAGATTCTTCTTTGCCGGCTTTTTACCTGAAAAACAAGGGCCGAGACAGGAGTTCTTAAGGGGAATCAAAGAGGTTGAGTGCCCAATAGTATTTTTCGAAGCACCTCACAGGGTGAAAAGGGCTCTTAGGGACGTGATGGAAATTATTGGAGATAGATCCATTGTAATGGGAAGGGAGCTTACAAAAATACATGAAGAGTTGGTATTTGATCGTGTCTCAGGGCTCATTAAAAGATTTGAACAAATTGAGCCTAGGGGCGAATTCACATTTTGTATGGAGGGTGCAAAAGCTGGGGCAAAAAGTGAGGATTCAGAGACGATCCAAGAGATTGAAGCCCTTTTGGATCTAATAAAACACGGGAAATATGGTACTCGAGAACTTGCCACATTGATTTCAAGGATTTCAGGGATAAAGAAAAGTACCATATACAATCTTGCGGTCAAAAAGGGTTGA
- a CDS encoding CDP-alcohol phosphatidyltransferase family protein: MGFTPNGVTVLGAVAYLMCGIVLATGHRGLAGWLLALFGPLDVVDGLLAREKGQVSPFGAFLDSTIDRFAEFFLFSGLLFYFYKIGDLNIFNSFLILSAMTGSLLVSYTRARAEALGFTCKVGLLTRFERLLIFACSLIFGFVEVALVLLAFFTHITAIQRVIHVWRQARIKD, encoded by the coding sequence ATGGGATTTACCCCAAATGGGGTCACAGTACTTGGAGCAGTTGCCTATCTTATGTGCGGTATAGTACTCGCTACTGGACACAGGGGACTGGCTGGGTGGCTGTTGGCCCTCTTTGGTCCCCTTGACGTGGTAGACGGCCTACTTGCAAGGGAAAAAGGACAGGTGAGCCCTTTTGGGGCATTTTTAGACTCAACAATTGACAGATTTGCAGAGTTTTTTCTGTTTTCTGGGCTCCTCTTCTACTTTTATAAAATAGGGGATCTAAATATCTTTAACTCTTTTCTGATTTTATCTGCCATGACAGGCTCTCTCCTTGTAAGTTACACCAGGGCAAGGGCAGAGGCCCTTGGATTTACATGTAAGGTGGGACTCCTTACGAGATTCGAGCGTCTTCTTATATTTGCATGCAGCTTGATATTTGGATTTGTTGAGGTGGCATTGGTGTTGCTTGCGTTCTTTACCCATATCACCGCTATACAACGAGTGATTCATGTATGGCGTCAGGCCAGGATAAAGGACTGA
- the murI gene encoding glutamate racemase yields MKTQSTNSKKPVIGVFDSGVGGLTVVRELKRILPNIPLIYFGDTARTPYGTKAAQTIQQFAKEDTEFLLEAGANIIVIACHSAASTATGFLKETFDCPIFEVVTPSVKEAVRVTKNKRIGVIGTRATIESRIYEREIKKISEDYVIIAKPCPLIVPLVEEGWFDRRETKMIVKKYLHPLKLRCVDTLVLGCTHYPMLKDIIQEKIGKRTNIVDPSEEVARLVYNHVKANFDLKDTIPEKKDVFYFSDLGPVTQEVIKRFIKEPIEVKKA; encoded by the coding sequence ATGAAAACTCAGTCAACAAACTCTAAAAAACCGGTCATAGGTGTATTTGATTCAGGGGTTGGTGGACTAACCGTTGTCAGGGAACTTAAACGTATTCTGCCCAACATACCTCTTATTTATTTTGGCGACACAGCAAGGACTCCCTATGGCACCAAGGCCGCCCAGACCATCCAACAATTTGCAAAAGAAGATACCGAGTTTCTCCTAGAAGCTGGGGCCAATATTATTGTTATTGCCTGTCACAGCGCAGCAAGCACTGCAACTGGGTTTTTAAAAGAGACCTTTGATTGCCCAATATTTGAAGTTGTAACCCCATCTGTCAAAGAAGCTGTGAGGGTCACTAAAAACAAACGCATTGGCGTAATAGGCACCAGGGCAACAATAGAAAGCCGAATTTATGAACGAGAAATAAAAAAGATATCAGAAGACTATGTAATAATTGCTAAACCTTGCCCACTCATTGTTCCATTGGTTGAAGAGGGTTGGTTCGACAGACGGGAAACAAAAATGATCGTTAAAAAATACCTTCATCCTCTAAAGCTCCGCTGCGTAGACACCCTTGTCTTGGGCTGTACCCATTATCCCATGTTAAAAGATATAATTCAGGAGAAGATCGGTAAAAGGACCAATATTGTGGACCCTTCTGAGGAGGTAGCAAGACTAGTTTACAACCATGTGAAGGCCAATTTTGACCTAAAAGACACTATCCCAGAGAAAAAAGACGTATTCTACTTTTCAGACCTGGGCCCTGTTACCCAAGAAGTCATAAAGCGCTTTATTAAAGAACCCATAGAGGTCAAAAAGGCCTAA